Proteins from a single region of Corylus avellana chromosome ca11, CavTom2PMs-1.0:
- the LOC132165691 gene encoding cyclin-dependent kinase inhibitor 3-like, whose translation MGKYMKKPKITGEVALLMELSHSIGVCTRAKALALQRLQKTTPSPAVAPTPDASSFSYLQLRSRRLQKPPLLRKQQQEQQQQQKPTTECCGESNSRLKVGSVEVKEEDEDEQGCVGEFWKGDEAEEGNDLGVEASFGENTPEFEGRDRSTRESTPCSMRDSDSMGTPGSTTRRTTSTETNRRVRNGMRRNIPTAHEMEEFFVYAEKQQQRIFIEKYNFDFVNDLPLPGRYEWVQIIP comes from the exons ATGGGAAAGTACATGAAGAAGCCGAAGATCACAGGTGAGGTGGCGCTGCTCATGGAGCTCTCGCACTCCATTGGCGTCTGCACCAGAGCCAAGGCGCTAGCGCTCCAGCGGCTCCAGAAGACAACTCCGTCACCCGCGGTTGCACCCACCCCGGATGCATCCTCCTTCTCCTACCTCCAGCTACGCAGCCGCCGCCTACAGAAACCGCCTTTACTCAGGAAACAACAGCaagagcagcagcagcagcagaagCCCACTACTGAGTGTTGCGGAGAGAGCAATTCCAGGCTGAAGGTGGGCTCGGTGGAGGTCAAGGAGGAGGATGAGGACGAGCAGGGGTGTGTCGGTGAGTTTTGGAAGGGCGACGAAGCGGAGGAGGGTAATGATTTGGGCGTTGAGGCTTCGTTTGGAGAGAATACTCCGGAGTTTGAAGGCAGAGACAG GAGCACCAGGGAGAGCACTCCTTGTAGTATGAGGGACTCAGATTCCATGGGAACACCTGGTTCTACCACCAGGCGAACAACTTCTACTGAAACAAACCGAAGAGTTAGGAATGGCATGCGAAGAAACATCCCAACAGCACATGAGATGGAGGAGTTCTTTGTCTATGCTGAGAAGCAACAACAGAGAATATTTATTGAGAA GTATAACTTCGATTTCGTGAATGATTTGCCCCTCCCAGGACGGTACGAATGGGTGCAGATAATTCCCTAA
- the LOC132165288 gene encoding E3 ubiquitin-protein ligase PRT1-like → MEDLTLHNDVESEEIYEPFYCCVCLDLLFKPIVLSCGHISCFWCVHNSMSGRHESRCPLCRHPYYHFPTICQMLHVLLLKMYPVAYKKRENITLEEEVERGVFSPQCNAQACVHQGDPTSFSTMDFESNSSSDPSSTRKGEPYTNQELLLSDSLFQNCGTCTLIEISDGNSDVIRNVAIEEKNCKQVSVADVLCSACKQLLYHPVVLNCGHVYCESCVIIPTGEMLKCHVCQTLHPKGFPKVCLVLDQFLEEQFPKEYVLRRDAVQLKQVDFEHKKLTICSSSSEAGKQGENLLQSHTRSNIHLGVGCDSCGIFPILGDRYRCKDCVEIIGFDLCGDCYNTRSKLPGRFNQQHTPEHKFELVRPFRNMLGLMAIELEDNSLLIDTDASEDSENGSPAPGSPSSAQENAESDWAATSASTDGGEDQTGSQSTT, encoded by the exons ATGGAAGATCTAACGCTGCACAACGACGTCGAATCAGAGGAAATATACGAGCCCTTTTACTGCTGCGTTTGCCT GGATCTTCTGTTCAAGCCCATAGTGCTGT CTTGTGGTCATATTTCATGTTTCTGGTGTGTCCATAATTCCATGAGTGGCCGGCATGAGTCTCGTTGTCCACTTTGTAGGCATCCCTATTATCACTTTCCTACCATCTGTCAGATGCTTCATGTTTTGCTATTGAAGATGTATCCTGTTGCTTAtaagaaaagggaaaatataACTCTAG AAGAGGAAGTGGAAAGAGGTGTCTTTTCACCACAGTGTAATGCTCAAGCATGTGTTCATCAGGGTGATCCAACCTCTTTCTCTACCATGGATTTTGAGTCAAACTCATCTTCAGACCCTTCTTCCACCAGGAAAGGGGAGCCTTATACAAATCAGGAGCTTTTGTTGTCCGATTCACTTTTCCAAAATTGTGGCACATGTACTCTGATAGAAATCTCTGATGGGAATTCTGATGTAATCAGGAATGTGGCTATCGAAGAAAAGAATTGCAAGCAGGTTTCAGTTGCTGATGTGCTGTGTTCTGCATGCAAGCAACTACTATACCATCCTGTGGTTCTTAACTGTGGCCATG TATATTGCGAAAGCTGTGTCATCATCCCCACCGGTGAGATGCTTAAATGTCATGTTTGTCAAACCTTGCATCCAAAAGGATTTCCAAAAGTTTGTCTGGTGCTTGATCAGTTCTTGGAGGAACAATTTCCTAAAGAATATGTGCTGAGAAGAGATGCTGTTCAGCTCAAACAAGTTGATTTCGAACACAAGAAGCTGACGATCT GTTCCAGTTCCTCCGAAGCTGGTAAACAAGGAGAGAATTTACTGCAGTCTCATACTCGCTCAAACATTCATTTAGGAGTCGGTTGTGATTCTTGTGGG ATTTTTCCCATACTTGGGGATAGATACAGGTGCAAAGATTGTGTGGAGATAATTGGTTTTGACCTTTGTGGTGATTGTTACAATACGCGATCCAAGCTTCCAGGGAGGTTCAATCAGCAGCATACCCCAGAACACAAGTTTGAGCTTGTAAGGCCCTTTCGTAATATGTTGGGGCTGATGGCTATTGAGCTCGAGGACAACTCTCTTTTAATTGATACTGATGCCTCAGAGGACTCGGAAAATGGATCTCCTGCTCCTGGTTCACCCAGTAGTGCTCAGGAGAATGCTGAGAGCGATTGGGCTGCTACTAGTGCCTCCACTGATGGTGGAGAGGATCAAACTGGTTCTCAGTCAACCACTTAA